From one Trifolium pratense cultivar HEN17-A07 linkage group LG1, ARS_RC_1.1, whole genome shotgun sequence genomic stretch:
- the LOC123911424 gene encoding F-box/kelch-repeat protein At1g57790-like translates to MKQYYSRSEKRMKCDWANLEALPLSLILDKLKEHVEHVWFSAVCKNWQSIAKLNHQNHEFKPNTLPMLMLPSNSVWKQANTFSFIEMKQYPFRYQLCHNNPTVSVCGSSHGWLALLDVSKSVITLMNPFKDTPRIILPPLNSVNKVTLSADPIANPDDYLVVAIYDGGGGNLAFIRRGQTVWTYVDTSKSSFIDVIFYKGMLFALNIRDKIVSFDIHRLNDSYDKVRTITPNVVLEEKIGKCYGGDKYLVKSLKEELWMVRRCNRRLSRFHVCKLKLNVKSGKLEQMVKLTSLEDDILFLGAGDSVSTSRSYFSNSLLRDSIYFADGFKIYHVKTETAKHHCLYQKSPFWVMPHL, encoded by the coding sequence ATGAAGCAATATTATTCAAGATCAGAAAAAAGAATGAAGTGTGATTGGGCAAATTTGGAAGCACTCCCACTTAGTTTAATTCTTGATAAGCTAAAAGAACATGTTGAACATGTTTGGTTTAGTGCTGTGTGTAAAAATTGGCAATCAATTGCAAAGCTTAACCATCAAAATCATGAATTCAAGCCTAACACACTACCCATGCTAATGTTACCTTCAAATTCAGTTTGGAAACAAGCAAATACTTTCAGTTTTATAGAGATGAAACAGTACCCTTTTCGATATCAATTATGTCATAATAATCCTACAGTTTCGGTTTGTGGTTCTAGCCATGGTTGGTTAGCATTACTTGATGTTTCTAAGTCTGTCATAACACTAATGAATCCTTTTAAGGATACACCTCGCATTATTCTCCCACCTCTCAATTCGGTTAACAAGGTTACTTTGTCCGCTGATCCCATAGCAAATCCTGATGATTATTTGGTTGTAGCGATTTACGACGGCGGTGGTGGTAATCTTGCTTTTATTAGAAGAGGCCAAACAGTTTGGACTTATGTAGACACATCAAAATCTTCTTTCATTGATGTTATCTTTTATAAAGGTATGTTATTTGCTCTAAATATCCGAGACAAGATTGTATCATTCGATATTCATCGTTTGAATGACTCTTATGATAAAGTGAGGACGATAACTCCAAATGTTGTTTTAGAAGAAAAGATTGGTAAATGTTACGGTGGAGATAAATATCTTGTGAAATCATTAAAAGAAGAACTATGGATGGTAAGAAGGTGTAATAGACGTTTGAGTAGATTCCATGTGTGCAAATTGAAACTAAATGTCAAGAGTGGAAAGCTTGAACAAATGGTTAAACTTACAAGTTTGGAagatgacattttatttttaggaGCGGGTGATTCTGTTTCTACATCTAGGTCGTATTTCTCTAACTCTTTGCTAAGAGATTCAATTTACTTTGCTGATGGTTTCAAGATCTATCATGTCAAGACTGAAACGGCTAAGCATCATTGTTTATATCAGAAGAGTCCTTTTTGGGTTATGCCACATTTATAA
- the LOC123911381 gene encoding fruit protein pKIWI502, giving the protein MSILSLTPSHPLTLHSHAHFSPSPFPMSILRRLNLNFTNLRLRRRFATVSAAVRQDTTVWTPLPLSEIEPAAESLFHIAIDVSDAPDLATSHTRAGQYLQLKVGDSPKPSFLAIASPPKLAIKRGVFEFLVKSVEGSTAEALCALKKGDVVELSQVMGNGFDISRIEPPEKFGTVLVFATGSGISPIRSLIESGFGAGKRSDVRLYYGARNLQRMAYQDRFKDWESSGVKIVPVLSQPDDSWTGESGFVQAAFTRAKEISNPLSTGAVLCGQKQMTEEVTSILVADGVSVEKILKNF; this is encoded by the exons aTGTCAATCCTTTCTCTCACACCGTCTCATCCTCTTACCCTCCACTCCCATGCGCACTTTAGCCCCTCCCCCTTTCCCATGTCCATCTTACGCCGTCTCAATCTAAACTTCACCAATCTTCGTCTCCGTCGCCGTTTCGCCACCGTTTCTGCTGCCGTACGTCAAGACACAACCGTCTGGACTCCACTTCCTCTCTCCGAAATCGAACCAGCCGCTGAATCTCTCTTCCATATTGCCATCGACGTTTCCGACGCGCCGGACCTTGCTACATCACATACACGCGCCGGACAATATCTTCAACTTAAAGTCGGTGACTCGCCTAAACCGTCGTTTCTTGCAATTGCGTCGCCGCCAAAGCTTGCGATTAAGCGTGGTGTGTTTGAGTTTTTGGTGAAGAGTGTGGAGGGGTCCACTGCTGAAGCGTTGTGTGCGTTGAAGAAAGGTGATGTGGTTGAACTCAGTCAGGTTATGGGGAATGGATTTGATATTAGTCGGATCGAACCCCCGGAGAAATTTGGAACTGTTCTTGTCTTTGCCACTGGATCCGGAATTAG TCCAATTCGGTCACTTATTGAGTCAGGATTTGGTGCTGGCAAGAGGTCTGATGTGAGACTATATTATGGGGCCAGAAACCTTCAGAGAATGGCTTATCAG GATAGATTTAAAGACTGGGAATCTTCCGGTGTCAAGATTGTGCCTGTATTGTCTCAACCAGATGATAGTTGGACTGGAGAAAGTGGCTTTGTACAG GCTGCATTTACTAGAGCAAAGGAAATATCTAACCCATTGTCAACCGGTGCTGTACTCTGTGGGCAAAAGCAGATGACTGAG GAAGTTACATCTATTCTTGTTGCTGATGGAGTATCAGTTGAGAAGatactaaagaacttctga